One window of Papaver somniferum cultivar HN1 chromosome 9, ASM357369v1, whole genome shotgun sequence genomic DNA carries:
- the LOC113310082 gene encoding pentatricopeptide repeat-containing protein At3g09060-like, whose translation MSRFPKFLSPKQLLKLLKAEKNTNSALTLFDSATQHPTYTCHTPDVFQHILPRLTESKLVSQVPRILTLIQTQRCKCSEDVALSALKVYSDNKMPDKALEIFQQMNEIFGCNPGIRSCNSLLNAFVMSNQYDRAESFFAYFETRFETNLETYNVMMKILCKRNKFDKAKEFLDWMWSKGLKPDVISYGTLINSYVKSGDFVNALEVFDEMPDRGVSPDVVCYNTLIDGLFKLGNLTKAMEIWDRLCGDYYVFPTVVTYNVMLNGLCKCGEFDESFKIWQRMLMNEHRPDSFTFCTLIHGLCKSGNVDGAYRVYTGMIKSGYVPNVVTSNAMLTGFCKAGRIGVCRGLWDSMGKANCRNIVSHNILMKGLFEKSMVDEAISIWELFPEDGCVPDSCTYGIVIHGLCENGYLSKAIRVLKEAEDGGGNLDIFAYSSLVKGLSGEGRLDEAISIFEQTRKCGCKPNSIMYNELINGFIKISKLLDAMRLFEEMKANGCPPTTATYNTLINGLCRAEKIVDASAILKEMLSNGREPDLVTYSSLIDGVCKIKKIDMALQLFVRMIKEFKPDVNLYNILIHGLCSVGRIEEALNIHLAMKSCHCPPNLVTHNTIMDGLYKARDCKKASEIWSQIFEEGLKPDIISYNIVINGLCLSNQLDAAVRLLDQALVQGLLPTVITWSILVKAVLNSASPLM comes from the coding sequence ATGTCCAGATTCCCGAAGTTTTTATCCCCAAAACAACTCTTAAAACTACTCAAAGCAGAGAAGAACACTAACTCAGCACTCACCCTTTTCGACTCTGCAACTCAACATCCAACTTACACTTGCCATACACCAGATGTATTTCAACACATTCTCCCTCGACTCACTGAATCGAAACTTGTTTCTCAGGTTCCAAGAATCCTTACATTGATTCAAACACAAAGATGTAAGTGCTCAGAAGATGTTGCATTATCGGCACTCAAAGTTTATTCAGATAATAAAATGCCTGATAAAGCTTTAGAGATTTTTCAACAAATGAATGAGATTTTCGGGTGTAACCCAGGTATTCGATCTTGTAATTCTCTTCTTAATGCTTTTGTCATGTCCAACCAGTATGATCGCGCTGAATCCTTTTTCGCGTATTTTGAAACTCGATTCGAGACTAATTTGGAGACTTATAATGtgatgatgaagattttatgTAAAAGGAATAAGTTTGACAAAGCGAAAGAGTTTTTGGATTGGATGTGGAGTAAGGGTTTGAAACCAGATGTTATTAGTTATGGTACATTGATCAATTCATATGTAAAAAGCGGGGATTTTGTGAATGCTTTGgaagtgtttgatgaaatgcCTGACAGAGGGGTTTCTCCTGATGTTGTTTGTTATAATACTTTGATTGATGGGTTATTTAAGTTAGGGAATTTGACAAAGGCTATGGAGATTTGGGATAGGTTATGTGGAGATTATTATGTTTTTCCTACTGTTGTAACTTATAATGTTATGCTCAATGGTTTGTGTAAATGCGGGGAGTTTGATGAGAGTTTTAAGATATGGCAACGTATGTTGATGAATGAACATCGCCCAGATTCTTTTACCTTTTGTACATTGATACATGGGTTGTGTAAATCAGGGAATGTTGATGGTGCATACAGGGTTTATACAGGAATGATCAAGAGTGGATATGTTCCCAATGTGGTTACAAGCAATGCTATGCTTACTGGATTTTGTAAGGCGGGGAGGATTGGAGTTTGTCGTGGGTTGTGGGATTCAATGGGAAAAGCAAATTGTCGTAATATTGTTAGTCACAATATACTTATGAAGGGTTTATTTGAGAAGAGTATGGTAGACGAAGCGATTTCCATCTGGGAACTTTTTCCCGAGGATGGTTGTGTTCCAGATTCTTGTACATATGGTATTGTAATTCATGGTTTGTGTGAGAATGGGTACTTGAGCAAGGCTATTCGGGTATTGAAAGAGGCAGAAGATGGAGGAggtaatcttgatatttttgcgtATTCTTCATTAGTTAAAGGTTTATCCGGAGAAGGGAGATTAGACGAAGCAATTAGCATCTTTGAGCAGACTAGGAAGTGTGGTTGTAAACCCAACTCTATAATGTACAATGAACTAATCAATGGGTTTATCAAAATTTCTAAATTGTTAGATGCAATGCGTCTATTTGAGGAAATGAAAGCAAATGGTTGTCCTCCTACTACTgccacttacaacacactcataAATGGTCTATGTAGGGCGGAAAAGATTGTTGATGCATCTGCTATTTTAAAAGAGATGCTAAGTAACGGCAGGGAGCCAGACCTAGTTACCTATAGCTCTTTGATTGATGGTGTATGTAAAATCAAGAAGATTGACATGGCTCTTCAGCTGTTTGTTCGGATGATTAAGGAATTTAAGCCTGATGTAAATCTGTATAATATTCTAATTCATGGGCTTTGCTCGGTGGGAAGAATAGAAGAAGCTCTAAATATTCATTTGGCAATGAAGAGTTGCCATTGTCCGCCGAATCTTGTTACCCACAACACCATCATGGATGGGCTTTACAAAGCCAGAGATTGCAAAAAGGCATCAGAAATTTGGTCCCAAATTTTTGAAGAAGGGCTGAAGCCAGATATTATTTCTTATAACATAGTCATCAATGGCCTCTGTTTGTCTAACCAGTTAGATGCTGCTGTTAGGTTATTAGACCAAGCCTTGGTGCAGGGACTTCTTCCAACTGTTATTACTTGGAGCATACTCGTTAAAGCAGTGCTTAACAGTGCAAGTCCTTTAATGTGA
- the LOC113313817 gene encoding uncharacterized protein LOC113313817, with translation MASMQLKRSSMVTTTASQAGFHKHSPREILRRRTEAYVRDYYNTYFNSPDDLIYSYKDDASITTNCQDVDKSKLGSRLTTAKVNPTKFEIKALNAVPVDRDDYVGDAIVTVVGNVAGGGSSYLCNQVLHLTPDRASGDYKIVDDMLLQFA, from the exons ATGGCTTCCATGCAACTGAAGAGGAGTTCAATGGTTACTACTACCGCTTCCCAGGCGGGCTTTCATAAACATAGTCCGAGGGAGATTCTTCGTCGTAGAACGGAAGCTTACGTGAGAGATTATTACAATACATATTTTAATTCACCTGATGATCTTATTTATTCCTACAAAGATGATGCAAGCATCACTACAAATTGCCAAGATGTCGATAAATCAAAACTCGGGTCCCGATTGACAACTGCTAAAGTCAATCCAACCAAGTTTGAAATCAAAGCTCTGAATGCTGTGCCAGTCGATCGTGACGATTACGTAGGAGATGCTATCGTCACGGTCGTCGGTAACGTAGCTGGTGGTGGCAGCTCATATCTCTGCAATCAA GTCCTCCACTTAACGCCTGATAGAGCGTCAGGAGATTACAAGATAGTGGATGACATGTTACTACAATTTGCATAA